The following coding sequences lie in one Zingiber officinale cultivar Zhangliang chromosome 2B, Zo_v1.1, whole genome shotgun sequence genomic window:
- the LOC122046237 gene encoding 5'-nucleotidase SurE-like: MTDPDSAKSNHLPPNLVANLQSVLIGRRAAGGGDADSKPAAEEDPQIASSADASQAEEAAVDDGLKKPIVLVTNADGIGSPGITFLVEALVSEGQCAVHVCAPDSDKSLSGHAITLYQTVAAASAEIKGASAFEITGTPADCVSLALSGALYSWSKPALVISGINKGSNCGYHCFYSGAVASAREALLSGVPSLVFSLNWKKDESKETDFKDAADACLPLINAALRDINKGIFPKSCLLNIEIPTSPSANKGFKLTRQSLWKYTPSWQGVSANRQPGQFMSMHQSLGIQLAQLGRDASAAGAARRIGTQRKLVEVESVATTGKTEQKEVVKKYFRLEFVDKEQEAKDEDYDFRALENGYIAVTPISLELQMESEIQASASNWLATALERGEEATEADA; encoded by the exons ATGACGGATCCGGATTCCGCAAAGAGTAACCATTTGCCCCCAAACCTCGTAGCCAACCTCCAGAGCGTCCTCATCGGAAGAAGGGCTGCTGGAGGAGGCGACGCTGATTCCAAGCCTGCGGCGGAGGAGGATCCCCAAATCGCCTCCTCTGCCGACGCGTCCCAAGCCGAGGAGGCGGCCGTTGACGATGGGTTGAAGAAGCCCATCGTTCTCGTGACCAATGCTGACGGGATCGGCTCCCCTGGCATCACATTTCTCGTGGAAGCCCTAGTGAGCGAGGGGCAGTGCGCGGTCCACGTCTGTGCTCCCGATTC GGACAAGTCTTTATCCGGTCATGCAATTACCCTTTATCAAACAGTTGCAGCAGCATCTGCCGAGATTAAAGGTGCCTCAGCCTTTGAGATTACAG GTACTCCTGCTGATTGCGTCTCTTTAGCTTTATCTGGTGCACTATACTCATGGTCGAAGCCTGCACTG GTTATTAGTGGAATTAACAAGGGATCAAATTGTGGTTATCATTG CTTTTATTCAGGCGCTGTTGCCAGCGCTAGAGAGGCTCTGTTAAGTGGAGTGCCTTCTCTTGTATTTTCCTTAAATTG GAAGAAGGATGAGAGTAAAGAAACTGATTTCAAGGATGCTGCTGATGCTTGTTTGCCACTGATCAATGCAGCCCTGAGGGacattaataaaggcattttcCCAAAAAGTTGTCTGCTTAACATAGAAATACCCACTAGTCCATCTGCCAACAAG GGCTTTAAACTAACCAGGCAGAGCCTCTGGAAATACACTCCAAGCTGGCAAGGCGTCTCAGCAAATAGGCAACCTGGGCAGTTCATGTCTATGCATCAAAGTCTTGGTATCCAGCTTGCGCAGCTCGGCCGAGATGCCTCTGCTGCT GGAGCGGCACGTCGCATTGGTACTCAAAGGAAACTTGTAGAAGTAGAATCAGTTGCAACTACTGGAAAAACTGAGCAGAAAGAAGTGGTGAAGAAGTACTTCCGGCTAGAG TTTGTTGATAAGGAGCAAGAAGCCAAGGACGAAGATTACGATTTTAGAGCCCTGGAGAATGGATAT ATCGCAGTTACTCCCATATCTTTAGAATTGCAAATGGAATCTGAGATCCAAGCATCTGCTTCTAACTGGTTGGCAACAGCTCTAGAAAGAGGTGAAGAGGCTACTGAGGCCGATGCTTAG